A window of the Loxodonta africana isolate mLoxAfr1 chromosome 3, mLoxAfr1.hap2, whole genome shotgun sequence genome harbors these coding sequences:
- the RAD54L gene encoding DNA repair and recombination protein RAD54-like has protein sequence MRRSLAPSQLAKRKPGGKSSDDEDWQPGAVTPKKRKSSSATQSQACFLSPFRKPLTQLTNRPPCLDSSQHEAFIRSILSKPFKVPIPNYQGPLGSRALGLKRTGVRRALHDPLEEGALVLYEPPLLSAHDQLKLDKEKLPVHVVVDPILSKVLRPHQREGVKFLWECVTSRRIPGSYGCIMADEMGLGKTLQCITLMWTLLRQSPECKPEIDKAVVVSPSSLVKNWYNEVGKWLGGRIQPLAIDGGSKDEIDQKLERFMNQRGARVPSPILIISYETFRLHVGVLQKGSVGLVICDEGHRLKNSENQTYQALDSLNTSRRVLISGTPIQNDLLEYFSLVHFVNSGILGTAHEFKKHFELPILKGRDAAASEADRHLGEERLRELISIVNRCLIRRTSDILSKYLPVKIEQVVCCRLTPLQMELYKRFLRQAKPAEELCEAKMSVSSLSSITSLKKLCNHPALIYDKCVEEEDGFEGALDIFPPGYSSKALEPQLSGKMLVLDYILAVTRSRSNDKVVLVSNYTQTLDLFEKLCRARRYLYVRLDGTMSIKKRAKVVERFNSLSSPDFVFMLSSKAGGCGLNLIGANRLVMFDPDWNPANDEQAMARVWRDGQKKTCYIYRLLSAGTIEEKIFQRQSHKKALSSCVVDEEQDVERHFSLGELKELFTLDEASLSDTHDRLHCRRCVNNRQVWPPPDGSDCTSDLAQWNHSTDKRGLQDEVLQAAWDAASAAITFVFHQRSHEEQRGLP, from the exons ATG AGGAGGAGCTTAGCTCCCAGCCAGCTGGCTAAGAGAAAACCTGGAGGCAAATCCTCTGATGATGAAGACTGGCAGCCGGGGGCTGTG ACTCCTAAGAAACGGAAATCCAGCAGTGCGACCCAGAGCCAGGCGTGTTTCCTATCGCCTTTTCGGAAACCTTTGACTCAGCTAACTAATCGACCACCCTGTCTGGATAGCAGTCAACAT gAAGCGTTTATTCGAAGCATTTTGTCGAAACCTTTCAAAGTCCCCATTCCAAATTATCAAG GTCCTCTGGGCTCTCGGGCATTGGGCCTCAAAAGGACTGGGGTCCGCCGGGCCCTCCATGACCCTCTGGAAGAAGGTGCCCTGGTTCTGTATGAGCCTCCTCTTCTGAGTGCCCATGACCAGCTGAAGCTTGACAA GGAAAAACTCCCTGTCCATGTGGTCGTTGATCCTATTCTCAGTAAGGTCTTACGGCCTCATCAGAGAGAG GGAGTGAAGTTCCTGTGGGAGTGCGTCACCAGTCGGCGCATCCCTGGCAGCTATGGCTGCATCATGGCTGACGAGATGGGCCTGGGCAAGACTCTGCAGTGCATTACGTTGATGTGGACGCTTTTGCGCCAGAGTCCAGAGTGCAAGCCAGAAATTGACAAGGCGGTGGTGGTGTCACCCTCCAGTCTGGTGAAGAACTGGTACAATGAAGTTGGGAAATGGCTTGGAGGGAGGATCCAACCTCTGGCCATCGATGGAGGCTCTAAGGACGAGATAGACCAAAAGCTGG AAAGATTCATGAACCAGCGTGGAGCCAGAGTGCCTTCTCCCATCCTCATCATTTCCTATGAGACATTCCGTCTTCATGTTGGAGTCCTCCAGAAAGGGAGCGTTGGTCTGGTCATCTGTGATGAG GGACACAGGCTCAAGAACTCTGAGAATCAGACTTACCAGGCATTGGACAGCTTGAACACCAGCCGGCGAGTGCTTATATCCGGAACCCCCATCCAGAATGATCTGCTTGAGTATTTCAGCTTGGTACATTTTGTTAATTCAGGCATCCTGG GGACTGCCCATGAATTCAAGAAGCATTTTGAGTTGCCAATTTTGAAGGGTCGAGATGCAGCTGCCAGTGAGGCAGACAGGCATCTAGGAGAGGAGCGACTGCGGGAGCTCATCAGCATTGTAAATAG GTGCCTGATCCGGAGGACATCTGATATCCTTTCTAAATATTTGCCTGTGAAGATTGAGCAGGTGGTTTGTTGTAG GCTGACGCCCCTTCAGATGGAGTTGTACAAGAGGTTTCTGAGACAGGCCAAGCCAGCAGAAGAGTTGTGTGAGGCCAAGATGAgtgtttcttccctttcttccatCACCTCACTAAAGAAGTTATGCAATC atccAGCTCTGATATATGACAAATGTGTGGAAGAGGAGGATGGCTTTGAGGGTGCCTTGGACATATTCCCTCCTGGTTATAGCTCCAAGGCTCTAGAGCCCCAGCTGTCAG GTAAGATGCTGGTCCTTGATTACATTCTGGCCGTGACCCGGAGCCGAAGCAATGACAAAGTAGTGCTGGTGTCCAATTACACCCAGACATTGGACCTCTTTGAGAAACTCTGCCGGGCCCGAAG GTACTTATATGTCCGCCTGGATGGCACAATGTCTATCAAGAAGCGAGCCAAGGTTGTGGAGCGCTTCAACAGTCTGTCG AGCCCTGACTTTGTCTTCATGCTGAGCAGCAAAGCTGGGGGCTGTGGCCTCAACCTTATTGGGGCTAACCGGTTGGTCATGTTTGATCCTGACTGGAACCCGGCCAATGATGAACAAGCTATGGCCCGGGTCTGGCGCGATGGTCAAAAGAAGACTTGTTACATCTACCGCCTACTGTCT gcaggaaccattgaGGAGAAGATCTTCCAGCGTCAGAGCCACAAGAAAGCACTGAGTAGCTGTGTGGTAGACGAGGAGCAGGATGTGGAACGCCACTTCTCTCTGGGCGAGCTGAAGGAGTTGTTTACCTTGGATGAGGCTAGCCTCAGTGACACACATGACAG GTTGCACTGCCGCCGCTGTGTCAATAACCGTCAGGTGTGGCCACCACCTGACGGTTCTGACTGCACCTCAGACCTGGCTCAGTGGAACCACAGCACTGATAAGCGGGGGCTCCAAGATGAGGTACTCCAGGCTGCTTGGGATGCTGCCTCCGCTGCCATCACCTTCGTCTTCCACCAGCGCTCCCATGAGGAGCAGCGGGGGCTCCCCTGA